In a genomic window of Rhinoraja longicauda isolate Sanriku21f chromosome 23, sRhiLon1.1, whole genome shotgun sequence:
- the nopchap1 gene encoding NOP protein chaperone 1 — MASANMKLRKQMETADASKFDIENVEHCPDKIIEMNVSLFEMDGESGAEDQLDDSQSDTESYGEVTAENLKLPTIHPQRKGRIEVVSVDSSSESD, encoded by the exons ATGGCGTCTGCAAACATGAAGCTCAGAAAACAAATGGAGACGGCTGATGCCAGCAAATTCGACATTGAGAACGTGGAACATTGTCCTGACAAGATTATTGAAATG AACGTGTCTCTGTTTGAAATGGACGGTGAAAGTGGAGCAGAGGATCAACTGGACGATTCCCAGTCTGACACGGAGTCCTATGGAGAGGTGACGGCAGAAAACCTCAAACTACCTACAATCCACCCGCAGCGGAAAGGCCGGATAGAGGTGGTGTCTGTGGACAGCAGCAGTGAGAGTGACTGA